From a region of the Corallococcus coralloides DSM 2259 genome:
- the cglF gene encoding adventurous gliding motility protein CglF, protein MRKWLMLCMTLSVAPAFAQDEGGKSEGGGARMQKTTSVDFEDDTIEGDLTKPDGEYVEARKTVKHSNLIRIREDFEDKVMQSVGEL, encoded by the coding sequence ATGCGGAAGTGGCTGATGCTGTGCATGACGCTGTCGGTGGCCCCGGCCTTCGCCCAGGACGAGGGCGGCAAGAGTGAGGGTGGCGGCGCCAGGATGCAGAAGACGACCAGCGTCGACTTCGAGGACGACACCATCGAGGGTGACCTCACGAAGCCGGACGGCGAGTACGTCGAGGCGCGCAAGACCGTGAAGCACTCCAACCTCATCCGCATCCGCGAAGACTTCGAGGACAAGGTGATGCAGTCCGTGGGCGAGCTGTAA
- a CDS encoding ATP-binding protein: MAAKANGEACGLCGGRTYLIERRGELATARVCTCSVDCPMCGGRGHRLVQKEGTFSAKVGPRTYEVLEPCVCTLRRTRVALYNDVQMPGVMAHASFDNYRPFNEAQDRGRGVAMHFANQYVKGATNKGFVLSGPVGTGKTHLIAATLGHLVLEMGVKTRYVEISLLYATIRRGFQDGKSGGEIIGPLSEVEVLAIDELGKGRGSPFEMETLDELIARRYNAGRTTLFATNYSLEPERKGARSSAPSGYRTTDDARSAMKDAELLRERVGERIYSRLCEMCTFVELPRDTPDRRRTRQEMDAPPPMGGMRNPGR, from the coding sequence ATGGCTGCCAAGGCGAACGGCGAGGCGTGTGGGCTGTGCGGCGGGCGGACGTACCTCATCGAGCGGCGCGGAGAGCTCGCGACCGCGCGGGTGTGTACGTGCTCGGTGGACTGCCCGATGTGCGGTGGACGCGGGCACAGGCTGGTGCAGAAGGAAGGCACCTTCAGCGCGAAGGTGGGCCCCCGGACGTATGAGGTCCTGGAGCCCTGCGTGTGCACGCTCCGGCGCACGCGCGTGGCGCTCTACAACGACGTGCAGATGCCGGGCGTCATGGCGCACGCGTCGTTCGACAACTACCGGCCCTTCAACGAGGCGCAGGACCGGGGCCGCGGCGTGGCGATGCACTTCGCCAATCAGTACGTGAAGGGCGCCACCAACAAGGGCTTCGTGCTGAGCGGGCCGGTGGGCACGGGCAAGACGCACCTCATCGCCGCGACGCTCGGGCACCTGGTGCTGGAGATGGGCGTGAAGACCCGCTACGTCGAAATCTCCCTCCTCTACGCGACCATCCGGCGCGGCTTCCAGGACGGCAAGAGCGGCGGGGAGATCATCGGGCCCCTGTCGGAGGTGGAGGTCCTCGCCATCGACGAGCTGGGCAAGGGGCGCGGCAGCCCCTTCGAGATGGAGACGCTCGATGAGCTGATCGCCCGGCGCTACAACGCGGGGCGCACGACGCTCTTCGCCACGAACTACTCGCTGGAGCCGGAGCGCAAGGGCGCTCGGAGCAGCGCGCCTTCGGGCTACCGCACCACGGACGACGCCCGCTCCGCCATGAAGGACGCGGAGCTTTTGCGCGAGCGCGTGGGCGAGCGCATCTACAGCCGCCTCTGCGAGATGTGCACCTTCGTGGAGCTGCCGCGCGACACCCCGGACCGGCGGCGCACGCGGCAGGAGATGGACGCGCCGCCGCCCATGGGTGGCATGCGCAACCCGGGCCGGTGA
- a CDS encoding tetratricopeptide repeat protein — protein MRRSLLVCLVLLTSMASAQEKKALRDADLGKKSTTTVDKSLAGDITRPKEAQQAAPALQYDQFRLGVEVQVASKRREQIESLRKIISLSPDQKEAPSLLFRLGELYWEESKFFFFEANRKDDELIVAMNRNDAAAQQRAKAEKAELMAKVKENGKYAVEQYTKIVQEYPKFERTDEVLFFLGQYLMEDGQDKKALVAFKRLIEKYPQSKYIPDAYFAFGEYYFNNSKGKRPELEKALAAYKKAAEFPENQVYAFALYKQGWCYFNMGEYESAKDKYKTVVLYGELAGAGAVEKDGKAKAKGSLVREARGDYVRAFAREGDVTQARADFGKVATNPEDRFAMMKQLANLYYGDGKDREAAITFNALIKEKPLSPEAPGFQGKIVDCILRMGNKERTVAQVRRLVKIMKDVESSGVIKDDKDKKALAEAKELSERTLSNLAVTWHNEGKKTRSEETFKYADAVYSDYLTLFPENPKAYDLRFFWAELLNDNLQNFDKAAANYTLVVLQDAKVLEAKDDKGKPKPGKPGKWLTNASYNAVLAYDEVVKAAEARGEAKSESAGTDIQKKIAIPTLKKSLLDACERYLKYVPKGDKRVEIAFKAANIYYRHNHFDEAVLRFSEIALGYPEYKFEDGQRAAEIAANLILDSYNLLGDFAKVNEWARRFYANDKLATGKFRDDLAKLIEQSSFKLVSQLEEKKEFSKAAEAYLNFVHDFPQTEIADLALYNASVDYYKAKSLDKAIEVRKRLFAEYPRSKYVPDSIYANAEALEAIGDFEEAAGTYELYVKGYERNLNEKGGAPAAKAKGKARGKAKQASNSDAPAKPAVVQKWDESKAQIALFNAATYREGLGQLKAALKNREHYIELWPKSKDAEAAFLSVVDLHVKQGAYMKAIKLLEEYERDNMRSQSKFLMAEGRIVDIYAKMKKTNDVRRMNKRIFEYFDQLPRRQQTALEKPALAAAAQANLLAIEPDWNEFKRLKLYWGVPPSPERFKGSLADKGRALEVVQKKYVQTVALGAPEPAICALQRIGLAYDHMAELVVNAPMPRGLDEESQQALRDEFANQAQPLKDKATEAFSGAVAKSRELGVFNDCAAASLKILRTTYAPDRYPEVLEEKLALKNKEFVLGGDLLAAVQDIPPPVTKVEPEKQAKSEALNEDLSALTNALRQQTESEVAKPAAASKDGAPKKTVDDQEPEDFL, from the coding sequence ATGCGCCGCTCGCTACTCGTTTGCCTCGTTCTCCTGACTTCCATGGCTTCGGCCCAGGAGAAGAAAGCACTGCGCGACGCTGACCTGGGCAAGAAGTCCACCACCACCGTGGACAAGTCCCTCGCAGGCGACATCACGCGCCCGAAGGAAGCCCAGCAGGCCGCTCCCGCGCTTCAATATGATCAGTTCCGCCTGGGCGTGGAAGTGCAGGTCGCCTCCAAGCGCCGCGAACAGATCGAATCGCTGAGGAAGATCATCTCGCTGTCTCCTGATCAGAAGGAGGCCCCCAGCCTGCTGTTCCGCCTGGGTGAACTCTACTGGGAGGAGTCGAAGTTCTTCTTCTTCGAAGCCAACCGGAAGGACGACGAGCTCATCGTCGCCATGAACCGCAACGACGCCGCGGCCCAGCAGAGGGCCAAGGCGGAGAAGGCGGAGCTGATGGCGAAGGTGAAGGAGAACGGCAAGTACGCCGTCGAGCAGTACACGAAGATCGTCCAGGAGTACCCGAAGTTCGAGCGCACGGACGAAGTGCTCTTCTTCCTCGGCCAGTACCTGATGGAGGACGGCCAGGACAAGAAGGCGCTCGTCGCGTTCAAGCGCCTGATCGAAAAGTACCCGCAGTCCAAGTACATCCCGGACGCGTACTTCGCCTTCGGCGAGTACTACTTCAACAACTCCAAGGGCAAGCGCCCGGAGCTGGAGAAGGCGCTCGCCGCGTACAAGAAGGCCGCCGAGTTCCCGGAGAACCAGGTCTACGCCTTCGCCCTCTACAAGCAGGGCTGGTGCTACTTCAACATGGGCGAGTACGAGTCCGCGAAGGACAAGTACAAGACCGTGGTCCTCTACGGTGAGCTGGCGGGCGCCGGCGCCGTGGAGAAGGACGGCAAGGCCAAGGCGAAGGGCTCGCTGGTGCGTGAAGCGCGCGGCGACTACGTGCGCGCCTTCGCCCGCGAGGGTGACGTGACGCAGGCCCGCGCGGACTTCGGCAAGGTCGCCACCAATCCGGAAGACCGCTTCGCGATGATGAAGCAGCTCGCGAACCTGTACTACGGCGACGGCAAGGACCGCGAAGCGGCCATCACCTTCAACGCGCTGATCAAGGAGAAGCCGCTGTCTCCAGAGGCCCCCGGCTTCCAGGGCAAGATCGTCGACTGCATCCTGCGCATGGGCAACAAGGAGCGCACCGTGGCCCAGGTGCGCCGACTCGTGAAGATCATGAAGGACGTCGAGTCCTCCGGCGTCATCAAGGACGACAAGGACAAGAAGGCGCTCGCGGAGGCGAAGGAGCTGTCCGAGCGCACGCTCTCCAACCTCGCCGTCACCTGGCACAACGAGGGCAAGAAGACGCGCAGCGAGGAGACCTTCAAGTACGCGGACGCCGTGTACAGCGACTACCTCACGCTCTTCCCGGAGAACCCCAAGGCGTACGACCTGCGCTTCTTCTGGGCGGAGCTCCTCAACGACAACCTCCAGAACTTCGACAAGGCCGCCGCCAACTACACGCTCGTCGTCCTCCAGGACGCCAAGGTGCTGGAGGCCAAGGACGACAAGGGCAAGCCCAAGCCGGGCAAGCCGGGCAAGTGGCTGACCAACGCCTCCTACAACGCCGTGCTCGCCTACGACGAGGTCGTGAAGGCCGCTGAGGCGCGCGGTGAGGCCAAGTCCGAGTCCGCCGGCACGGACATCCAGAAGAAGATCGCCATCCCCACGCTGAAGAAGTCGCTGCTCGACGCGTGCGAGCGCTACCTCAAGTACGTCCCCAAGGGCGACAAGCGCGTGGAGATCGCCTTCAAGGCGGCGAACATCTACTACCGCCACAACCACTTCGACGAAGCCGTGCTGCGCTTCTCCGAAATCGCGCTCGGCTACCCCGAGTACAAGTTCGAGGACGGGCAGCGCGCGGCCGAGATCGCCGCCAACCTCATCCTGGACTCGTACAACCTGCTGGGCGACTTCGCGAAGGTCAACGAGTGGGCCCGCCGCTTCTACGCCAACGACAAGCTGGCCACCGGCAAGTTCCGCGACGACCTGGCGAAGCTGATCGAGCAGTCGTCGTTCAAGCTGGTCAGCCAGCTGGAGGAGAAGAAGGAGTTCTCCAAGGCGGCCGAGGCGTACCTGAACTTCGTCCACGACTTCCCGCAGACGGAGATCGCGGACCTGGCGCTCTACAACGCGTCCGTCGACTACTACAAGGCGAAGAGCCTGGATAAGGCCATCGAGGTCCGCAAGCGCCTGTTCGCGGAGTACCCCCGGTCCAAGTACGTGCCGGACTCCATCTACGCGAACGCGGAGGCGCTGGAGGCCATTGGTGACTTCGAGGAGGCCGCGGGCACCTACGAGCTCTACGTGAAGGGCTACGAGCGCAACCTGAACGAGAAGGGCGGCGCCCCGGCCGCGAAGGCGAAGGGCAAGGCCAGGGGCAAGGCGAAGCAGGCCTCCAACTCCGACGCCCCCGCGAAGCCCGCGGTGGTGCAGAAGTGGGACGAGTCCAAGGCGCAGATCGCCCTGTTCAACGCGGCCACCTACCGCGAGGGCCTGGGCCAGCTGAAGGCCGCGCTCAAGAACCGCGAGCACTACATCGAGCTGTGGCCCAAGTCGAAGGACGCCGAGGCCGCCTTCCTGTCCGTCGTGGACCTGCACGTGAAGCAGGGCGCGTACATGAAGGCCATCAAGCTCCTGGAGGAGTACGAGCGCGACAACATGCGCTCCCAGAGCAAGTTCCTCATGGCCGAGGGCCGCATCGTCGACATCTACGCGAAGATGAAGAAGACGAACGACGTGCGCCGCATGAACAAGCGCATCTTCGAGTACTTCGACCAGCTGCCCCGCCGTCAGCAGACCGCGCTGGAGAAGCCGGCGCTCGCCGCCGCCGCGCAGGCGAACCTGCTGGCCATCGAGCCGGACTGGAACGAGTTCAAGCGCCTGAAGCTGTACTGGGGCGTGCCGCCGTCGCCGGAGCGCTTCAAGGGCTCGCTGGCCGACAAGGGCCGCGCGCTGGAGGTCGTGCAGAAGAAGTACGTGCAGACCGTGGCCCTGGGCGCCCCGGAGCCGGCCATCTGCGCGCTGCAGCGCATTGGCCTCGCGTATGACCACATGGCGGAGCTCGTCGTGAACGCGCCCATGCCGCGCGGCCTGGACGAGGAGTCGCAGCAGGCCCTGCGCGACGAGTTCGCCAACCAGGCCCAGCCGCTCAAGGACAAGGCCACGGAGGCCTTCTCCGGCGCGGTGGCCAAGAGCCGTGAGCTGGGCGTGTTCAACGACTGCGCCGCGGCGAGCCTGAAGATCCTCCGCACCACCTACGCCCCGGACCGCTACCCGGAGGTGCTGGAGGAGAAGCTCGCGCTGAAGAACAAGGAGTTTGTGCTGGGCGGCGACCTCCTGGCCGCCGTGCAGGACATCCCGCCTCCGGTCACCAAGGTGGAACCGGAGAAGCAGGCCAAGAGCGAGGCGCTCAACGAGGACCTGTCCGCGCTGACGAACGCGCTTCGCCAGCAGACCGAGTCCGAGGTCGCCAAGCCCGCCGCCGCGTCCAAGGACGGCGCCCCCAAGAAGACCGTTGATGATCAGGAGCCGGAGGACTTCCTCTAA
- the gltE gene encoding adventurous gliding motility TPR repeat lipoprotein GltE: protein MNRRMHPFRPLLLATLALTAVGCSTTQTNTPAPVAKPVAAATGPVSISNRAMLLFDDAVKSFDAQKKAKAFDYPGLERKFKAALEADQNLAEAEYNLGVIAERMGKPDEAKARYAAALTKKPSLRQASDNLAIMKQNGGDVAGAVALYQDVLTRYPDDAGSRARLAEIYRQNNDHDKAMELSRAALMRDPMNTNALKVMIRSYLDRKQLAMAKLVALRAVKLDGTDPELHQAVGLILLKEGDTEGARLQFKSALEAKADYVPAHVELAQLALSAEDFPGAEEHLRRILQSDGKNAAAHVDLGIALKGQGQYDKAMQEYDEAEKLNPDLGATYLNRGIILHKVKDAPERAVELYKKYVALAGGEVALNAEAPVFGLLREAESIVQAKREASAAEAQAKQLEALQAQQQAAMKAEEAKQKGQPPPGGATPASATGTAPQATPASGTGAQQPAATPAGGTQTAPAQKNAAPVDSDEPTDDLL, encoded by the coding sequence ATGAATCGCCGCATGCACCCGTTCCGCCCCCTCCTGCTGGCCACGCTGGCGCTGACCGCTGTCGGCTGCTCCACCACGCAGACCAACACCCCGGCGCCTGTCGCCAAGCCCGTGGCCGCCGCCACGGGCCCGGTGTCCATCTCCAACCGCGCCATGCTGCTGTTCGATGACGCGGTGAAGTCCTTCGACGCGCAGAAGAAGGCCAAGGCGTTCGACTACCCGGGGCTGGAGCGCAAGTTCAAGGCCGCCCTGGAGGCGGACCAGAACCTGGCGGAGGCCGAGTACAACCTGGGCGTCATCGCCGAGCGCATGGGCAAGCCCGACGAGGCCAAGGCCCGCTACGCGGCCGCGCTCACCAAGAAGCCGTCCCTGCGGCAGGCGTCCGACAACCTGGCCATCATGAAGCAGAACGGCGGCGACGTGGCCGGCGCCGTGGCGCTCTACCAGGACGTGCTCACGCGCTACCCGGACGACGCGGGCTCGCGCGCGCGGCTCGCGGAGATCTACCGGCAGAACAACGACCACGACAAGGCGATGGAGCTGTCTCGCGCCGCGCTCATGCGCGACCCGATGAACACCAACGCCCTGAAGGTGATGATCCGCAGCTACCTGGACCGCAAGCAGCTGGCCATGGCGAAGCTCGTCGCGCTGCGCGCGGTGAAGCTGGACGGCACGGATCCGGAGCTGCACCAGGCCGTGGGCCTCATCCTCCTGAAGGAAGGGGACACGGAGGGCGCGCGCCTGCAGTTCAAGAGCGCCCTGGAGGCCAAGGCGGACTACGTGCCGGCGCACGTGGAGCTGGCCCAGCTGGCGCTCAGCGCGGAGGACTTCCCCGGCGCGGAGGAGCACCTGCGCCGCATCCTGCAGTCGGACGGCAAGAACGCCGCCGCGCACGTGGACCTGGGCATCGCGCTCAAGGGCCAGGGCCAGTACGACAAGGCCATGCAGGAGTACGACGAGGCGGAGAAGCTCAACCCCGACCTGGGCGCCACGTACCTCAACCGCGGCATCATCCTGCACAAGGTGAAGGACGCTCCCGAGCGCGCGGTGGAGCTCTACAAGAAGTACGTCGCGCTCGCCGGCGGCGAGGTCGCGCTCAACGCCGAAGCGCCTGTCTTCGGCCTCCTGCGCGAGGCGGAGAGCATCGTGCAGGCCAAGCGCGAGGCGTCGGCCGCGGAGGCCCAGGCCAAGCAGCTGGAGGCGCTCCAGGCCCAGCAGCAGGCCGCGATGAAGGCGGAAGAGGCGAAGCAGAAGGGCCAGCCGCCCCCGGGTGGAGCGACGCCCGCGTCCGCTACCGGCACCGCTCCGCAGGCCACGCCGGCCTCCGGCACGGGCGCGCAGCAGCCGGCCGCCACCCCGGCGGGCGGCACGCAGACGGCCCCTGCCCAGAAGAATGCAGCCCCGGTGGACTCCGACGAGCCTACGGACGACCTGCTGTGA
- a CDS encoding N,N-dimethylformamidase beta subunit family domain-containing protein: MAQGRRWMGLGVVLALLVTGASGCKDSGPGPGTPPPGDRHDDPPLSNDDAGVIGPDGGIVVPEYDAGTPEEEPDAGTLPDGGSALPERDPDAVHKENQKKGTNGWRIDKNANSREIEGYPLKATLTQGESLRVAVSLSEERKFSWFVYRLGYYGGVGAREIARGGPVQGTRQADCPADPTTGVIACSWSPTLEIPIGEDWVRGVYVVKLVRDDRPSRYVPFFVRDANPRAEVAVLMPTANWAAYNTWGGTSLYDDQKGVMKAHGVARAFQSSYDRPYYRGQGSGHLMLDDLSLVTWLESQDLDVGYFTDEDMDESYDFLRGAKVLVMSGHDEYWSARQRDHADRALSEGRSIINLGANNAYWQVRMEPSADGRPRRIVTCYKGAPQDPYKDQRRTVKFRDLPAPRPENALLGVQFAARWHQWPFPTVITNPEHWVFNGTGFKAGDTLWMANGYEVDQLVSNGRQPAGVEVLAESPSLSLQGGFGFAHMVVRKQGDAYVFSAGGIDFVQKLAGVADRVADPRAGRIVANVLYKALGRKLPGDLVKFQPPAAATPMGPFAASVTTVAGQPGKRCQAGAKVAPDELGAPLAVAVLPDGGWAVADSLGNTVKRVSPDGKIRTVLTGLYGPMGIAADALGNVYVSDTENAVIRRISPEGKAEVFAGTTWGYQDGPALSAAFNQPAGLSFTPDGTALLVADLNNSVIRRIDMVTPGNPVTTLQGDWLYRPSAVVQAVDGTTYVVESGMARVVRVRDGVTTVVAGSTPGFRDGDPKEGQMLPYLGLALLPDGSLAISDPGNYRVRRLTFNASGEPEKLTTLAGSGRYGAEDGTGREAQLVLPAGLALGPDGTLYVADAGNSLVRAIKR; this comes from the coding sequence ATGGCACAGGGGCGGCGCTGGATGGGACTGGGGGTGGTGCTGGCGCTCCTGGTGACGGGGGCCTCGGGCTGCAAGGACTCCGGTCCCGGACCCGGCACGCCTCCCCCTGGCGACCGCCATGATGATCCGCCGCTGAGCAACGACGACGCGGGCGTCATCGGTCCGGACGGCGGCATCGTCGTTCCCGAATATGACGCGGGCACGCCGGAAGAAGAGCCGGACGCGGGCACGCTGCCCGACGGCGGCAGCGCGCTGCCCGAGCGCGACCCGGACGCCGTCCACAAGGAGAACCAGAAGAAGGGCACCAACGGCTGGCGCATCGACAAGAACGCCAACAGCCGTGAGATTGAAGGCTACCCCCTCAAGGCCACCCTGACGCAGGGCGAGTCGCTGCGCGTGGCGGTGTCCCTGTCCGAGGAGCGCAAGTTCAGCTGGTTCGTCTACCGCCTGGGCTACTACGGCGGCGTGGGTGCCCGGGAGATCGCGCGCGGCGGCCCGGTGCAGGGCACGCGGCAGGCGGACTGTCCCGCGGATCCGACGACGGGCGTCATCGCCTGTTCCTGGTCCCCCACGCTGGAGATCCCCATCGGCGAGGACTGGGTGCGCGGCGTGTACGTGGTGAAGCTCGTGCGTGACGACCGGCCGTCGCGCTACGTGCCCTTCTTCGTGCGGGACGCCAACCCGCGCGCGGAGGTCGCGGTGCTCATGCCCACCGCGAACTGGGCGGCGTACAACACCTGGGGCGGCACCAGTCTCTACGATGATCAGAAGGGCGTGATGAAGGCGCACGGCGTCGCGCGCGCCTTCCAGTCCTCCTACGACCGGCCCTACTACCGGGGCCAGGGCTCCGGGCACCTGATGCTGGACGACCTGAGCCTGGTCACGTGGCTGGAGTCGCAGGATCTGGACGTGGGCTACTTCACCGACGAGGACATGGACGAAAGCTACGACTTCCTGCGTGGCGCGAAGGTGCTCGTGATGTCCGGCCACGACGAGTACTGGTCCGCCAGGCAGCGCGACCATGCGGACCGCGCGCTGTCGGAAGGGCGGTCCATCATCAACCTGGGCGCGAACAACGCGTACTGGCAGGTGCGGATGGAGCCCTCCGCGGACGGCCGCCCGCGCCGCATCGTGACCTGCTACAAGGGCGCGCCCCAGGATCCGTACAAGGACCAGCGCAGGACGGTGAAGTTCCGCGACCTGCCCGCGCCGCGTCCGGAGAACGCGCTCCTGGGCGTGCAGTTCGCCGCGCGCTGGCACCAGTGGCCCTTCCCGACCGTCATCACCAACCCGGAGCACTGGGTCTTCAACGGCACGGGCTTCAAGGCCGGTGACACGCTGTGGATGGCGAACGGCTACGAGGTGGATCAGCTGGTGTCCAACGGCCGCCAGCCGGCGGGCGTGGAGGTGCTCGCGGAATCGCCCTCGCTGTCGCTCCAGGGCGGCTTCGGCTTCGCGCACATGGTGGTGCGCAAGCAGGGGGACGCGTACGTCTTCTCCGCGGGCGGCATCGACTTCGTGCAGAAGCTGGCCGGGGTGGCGGACCGCGTGGCGGATCCGCGCGCGGGCCGCATCGTGGCCAACGTGCTCTACAAGGCGCTGGGCCGGAAGCTGCCGGGCGACCTGGTGAAGTTCCAGCCCCCGGCGGCGGCCACTCCGATGGGGCCGTTCGCCGCGTCCGTGACGACGGTGGCGGGACAGCCCGGCAAGCGCTGCCAGGCAGGGGCCAAGGTGGCGCCGGATGAGCTGGGCGCGCCGCTCGCCGTCGCCGTGCTGCCGGATGGCGGCTGGGCGGTGGCGGACTCGCTGGGCAACACGGTGAAGCGCGTGTCTCCGGACGGGAAGATCCGCACGGTGCTCACCGGCCTCTACGGCCCCATGGGCATCGCCGCGGACGCGCTGGGCAACGTCTACGTGTCCGACACCGAGAACGCGGTCATCCGGCGCATCTCTCCGGAGGGCAAGGCGGAGGTGTTCGCGGGCACCACGTGGGGCTATCAGGATGGCCCCGCGCTGTCGGCGGCCTTCAACCAGCCCGCGGGCCTGTCCTTCACGCCGGACGGCACGGCGCTGCTCGTGGCGGACCTGAACAACAGCGTCATCCGCCGCATCGACATGGTGACGCCCGGCAACCCGGTGACGACGCTCCAGGGCGACTGGCTCTACCGTCCCTCCGCGGTGGTCCAGGCGGTGGACGGCACCACCTACGTGGTGGAGAGCGGCATGGCGCGCGTGGTGCGCGTGCGCGACGGCGTCACCACCGTGGTGGCGGGCTCCACGCCCGGCTTCCGCGACGGTGACCCGAAGGAGGGCCAGATGCTGCCGTACCTGGGCCTGGCGCTGCTGCCGGACGGCTCGCTCGCCATCTCCGACCCCGGCAACTACCGCGTGCGCCGGCTGACCTTCAACGCGTCCGGCGAGCCGGAGAAGCTGACCACGCTCGCGGGCAGTGGCCGCTATGGCGCGGAGGACGGCACGGGCAGGGAGGCCCAGCTGGTGCTGCCCGCCGGGCTCGCGCTGGGGCCGGATGGCACCCTCTACGTGGCGGACGCGGGCAACTCGCTGGTGCGCGCCATCAAGCGCTGA